From one Neovison vison isolate M4711 chromosome 1, ASM_NN_V1, whole genome shotgun sequence genomic stretch:
- the TPBG gene encoding trophoblast glycoprotein, whose protein sequence is MPGGCSRGPAAGDGRLWLARLALFLLGWVSSSSLTSSAPSTSSASFLASAVSAQPALPGQCPQPCECSEAARTVKCVNRNLTEVPADLPPYVRNLFLTGNQLAVLPAGAFARRPPLAELAALNLSGSSLEEVCAGAFEHLPSLRQLDLSHNPLVNLSAFAFSGSNASFSAPSPLVELMLNHIVPPDDRRQNRSFEGMVAAALRAGQALRGLQRLELASNHFLYLPRDVLAQLPGLRHLDLHNNSLVSLTYVSFRNLTHLESLHLEDNALKVLHNGTLAELQSLPHVRVFLDNNPWVCDCHMADMVAWLKETEVVQGKARLTCAFPEKMRNRALLELNSSHLDCDPILPPSLQTSYVFLGIVLALIGAIFLLVLYLNRKGIKKWMHNIRDACRDHMEGYHYRYEINADPRLTNLSSNSDV, encoded by the coding sequence ATGCCTGGGGGGTGTTCCCGGGGCCCCGCCGCAGGGGACGGGCGCCTATGGCTGGCGCGGCTGGCGCTGTTCCTCCTGGGCTgggtctcctcttcctctctcacctCCTCGGCGCCCTCCACCTCGTCCGCGTCGTTCCTGGCCTCGGCGGTGTCCGCCCAGCCCGCGCTGCCAGGCCAATGCCCCCAGCCCTGCGAGTGCTCCGAGGCTGCGCGCACTGTGAAGTGCGTTAACCGCAACCTGACGGAGGTGCCCGCGGACCTTCCCCCCTACGTGCGCAACCTCTTCCTTACCGGCAATCAGCTGGCGGTGCTCCCCGCCGGCGCCTTCGCCCGCCGGCCGCCGCTGGCTGAGCTGGCCGCGCTCAACCTCAGCGGCAGCAGCCTGGAGGAGGTGTGCGCTGGCGCCTTCGAGCATCTGCCCAGCTTGCGCCAGCTCGACCTCAGCCACAACCCGCTGGTCAACCTCAGCGCCTTCGCCTTCTCGGGTAGCAACGCCAGCTTCTCGGCCCCCAGCCCCCTGGTGGAACTGATGCTGAACCACATCGTGCCCCCTGACGACAGGCGGCAGAACCGGAGCTTCGAGGGTATGGTGGCAGCGGCCCTACGAGCGGGCCAAGCGCTTCGCGGGCTCCAGCGCCTGGAACTGGCCAGCAACCACTTCCTCTACTTGCCTCGGGACGTTCTAGCCCAACTACCCGGCCTCAGGCACCTGGATCTGCACAACAACTCTCTGGTGAGCCTAACCTACGTGTCCTTCCGCAACCTGACACACCTAGAAAGCCTCCACCTGGAGGACAACGCCCTCAAAGTCCTTCACAATGGCACCCTGGCCGAGTTGCAAAGCCTACCACATGTCAGGGTCTTCCTGGACAACAATCCGTGGGTCTGCGACTGTCACATGGCAGACATGGTGGCCTGGCTCAAGGAGACAGAGGTAGTGCAGGGTAAAGCCAGGCTCACCTGTGCATTCCCGGAAAAAATGAGGAATCGGGCCCTCTTGGAACTCAACAGCTCCCACCTGGACTGTGACCCtatcctccctccatccctgcaGACTTCTTATGTCTTCCTAGGTATTGTTTTAGCCCTGATAGGCGCCATTTTCCTATTGGTTTTGTATTTGAACCGCAAGGGGATAAAAAAGTGGATGCATAACATCAGAGATGCCTGCAGGGATCACATGGAAGGGTATCACTACAGATACGAAATCAACGCAGACCCCAGGTTAACAAACCTCAGTTCTAATTCGGATGTCTGA